In a single window of the Candidatus Neomarinimicrobiota bacterium genome:
- a CDS encoding SDR family oxidoreductase: MQKWALILGASSGFGGAISCKLAANGYNIFGVHLDRKATMHNVKAIKADIEAAGSKAIFFNINAADTRARKEAIKVISETFAETHGTVQVLVHSLAFGTLLPVVYNPGSGGVVHKNQMDMTLDVMAHSLVYWTQDVVGHKLMDGGAHIFCMTSSGGHTAWPNYGAVSAAKAAIEAHIRHEER; this comes from the coding sequence ATGCAGAAATGGGCATTAATTTTAGGGGCATCAAGTGGGTTCGGAGGAGCAATCTCCTGCAAACTGGCTGCTAATGGATATAATATTTTTGGTGTGCACCTCGATCGCAAAGCGACTATGCACAATGTTAAAGCCATCAAAGCCGACATTGAAGCAGCCGGTTCAAAAGCCATCTTTTTTAACATAAATGCTGCAGACACCCGTGCTCGTAAAGAAGCTATCAAGGTGATAAGTGAAACCTTTGCTGAAACTCATGGTACCGTTCAGGTTCTGGTTCATTCCCTGGCTTTCGGAACCCTTCTTCCAGTAGTATACAATCCTGGTTCCGGTGGAGTTGTCCATAAGAATCAAATGGACATGACCCTGGATGTCATGGCTCACTCTCTGGTTTATTGGACCCAGGACGTTGTGGGACATAAACTGATGGATGGGGGTGCTCATATTTTTTGCATGACCAGTTCAGGTGGTCACACTGCCTGGCCCAATTATGGAGCGGTTTCAGCCGCCAAGGCCGCTATTGAAGCACATATCCGGCACGAAGAGCGTTAG